The Streptomyces sp. NBC_01268 genome segment GGCTGGGCCCTGCTCACCGGTCTCGCCCTGTCGGCCGGGACGCCGCTGCGCGCGACCCCGCTGCTGCTGGCCTGCGCCGCGGTCCTGCTGTACGGGGCGGTGCGCACCGCCCCGGCGGCGCTGCCGGCGGCGACCCTGGCCGGGCTGGCGCTGATCGCGTCGGCCGGCGGGCTGCTGCGCCCGGTGCTCCCCGAGGTCTGGACGGTGCCCGGGTACGCGGTGTGCGCGGTGGTCCTGGCGGGCGTGGCCCTGTGGGGCCGGGACGTCGCCACCGTCGTGCGCGCGACGGCGCCGTCGGCGGCGGGTGCGGTGCGGCGTGGTCTGGGCTTCGCCGGTGGCGGCGTGCTCGGGCTGGCGCTGGTGTGGGCGCTGCCGCCGGTGGCGGCGGGGCTGCTGGGGCCGCTGGCCCGCGCGGGAGCGCCGTGGTCGGGCGAGCACGCGGAGCCGCTCCTGGAGGGCTACCCGGCGACGGCGCCACTGGTCCTGCTGCTCGCGGCCGCCGCCCTGGCGACGGTCCCCCGCCCGTGGGCCCGCTGCGGCACCCTCGTTCTGGCCTGGGCGCTGCTCACCGCGCTGCCGGTGTCCCTGGGGCTCCCCTACGCGGCGACGCTCGCGCTGCAGCTCCTGACGGCCGGGGCGGCCCTGGGCGTGGCCGTGCGGCCCGCGCTCCTGACGCGCGGGCTGCCGGAGCCGGAGCCGCTCGGCGCGCCCGGGGCGGGGCCCGCGCCGGAGCCGAGCGCCGAGCCCGCCGAGGTGGTGGCGTGGCTCGCGTACGCCGGTGGGCTCGCCTCCGCGCTGGGGGCGGTGGCGCTGGGTCTCGACGTGCGGGCGGCGACGTTCGCGGCGCTCGGGGTGGTTCTCGCGCTGTGCGTGGGGGTCGCGGCGGCGGGGACCGGTGCGCGGCGCCTCGTCGCGGCCTGCGGGGCGGTGCTCGCGGCGGCCGGCCTGGTCGGTGCCGGGGCCGTGGCAGCGCACGCCGGTCCGGCGGTGACCGGGCTGGCCCTCCTCGCCGTGCCGGCCGGGACCGCCGGGGTCGGCGCGTGGCTGCGGCGCCGCCCGGTGGCGGTGGCCGTGGAGGGCGCGGGCGCCGCGGTGGCGCTGTGCGCGCTCGGGCTCACCGTGGGACGGCCGGCGCTGCTCGCGCTCGCGCTGGCCCTCGGCGGGGTGCTCGCGGCGGCGACGGCGGTGCGGCCGGAGCGCCGCCCGGTCGCCTCGTGGGTCGCCGCCGCGCTGTTCCTGCTGGCCACCTGGGTGCGGCTCGCGGTGTGGGAGGTGACGACGCCGGAGGCGTACACGCTGCCGGTGACCGTGCCGGCCCTGGCCGTGGGCGTGCTGCGGCGCCGGCGGGACCCGGAGGCCTCGTCGTGGACGGCGTACGGGCCGGGTCTCGCCGTGACGCTGCTGCCGAGCCTCCTGGCGGCCTGGACGGACCCGGAGTGGGCGCGCCCGCTGCTGCTGGGGGTCGGGGCACTCGTGGTGACGCTGCTGGGTGCCCGGTTCCGGCTGCAGGCGCTGCTGGTGCTGGGCGGCACGGTGCTGGCCCTGGACGGGCTGCACGAGCTCGCGCCGTACGTCGTGCAGGTGGTGGGCGCGCTGCCGCGCTGGCTGCCGCCGGCCCTGGCCGGTCTGCTGCTCCTGGCGGTGGGGGCGACGTACGAGCAGCGGCTGCGCGACGCGCGCCGGCTGCGGGAGCGGCTGGGGCGGATGCGCTGAGCGATCCCCGCGCGCGGGGAGCGCGGGGGAACGCCGAAGGCCCGGAGACGGTGTCGTCTCCGGGCCTTCGGGCCGGGTGGTGGGCGATACTGGGTTCGAACCAGTGACCCCTTCGGTGTGAACGAAGTGCTCTCCCACTGAGCTAATCGCCCGGCGCACCGCAAACATTACCCCATGTCAGCGGGGCTCCTCGACCATGCGCGGGTCACTCGTCGATCTTCCACGGCATGACGAAGCCGAACTTCCAGAGGTAGACGGCGCAGAGCGCGGCGATGATCACCAGACCGACCGTGGTGAGGATGATGTTCCGGCGCCGGACCTTCGGGTCGAGGGCCCGCTGGGCCGCCTCGGTGACCTTGCGCTTGGTCCAGCGGAGCACCAGCTGGGCCCAGACGAACTCGGTCGCCCAGATCGCCATGCCGCCGAAGATCACCAGCCAGCCGGGGCCGGGCAGGGGCAGCATCACGATGCCGGCGCCGACGACGGCGAGGCCGACGACGAAGACGCCGACCTGCCAGCTCAGGTGCAGGGTCCGGCGGGCCTTGATGAACTCGGGGGCCCGGGACCCCAGCGGCGCTTCCTCGCCGCCGGACCCGGACTTCTCCGGGCCGTGCTCGCCGCTCACCGCGGACTCCCCCGTGCGCTCGTCACTCTCCGCATGCATGGCCCCAACCTACCGGACGGGTCGACCTTGCCGGAATGGATGTATTACCCAAAGTTACATACGCCCATACGAGCTACCTGAACGATCACAAAACAGACAGAGGGGTTTACAACGCCACCGTAGGTGGCATGTCGATTTCGCCGACGTGCGAATCCCCGAGCGCACACTGAGCGAAAGGCCCTGGCGCTTATGAACACCACGGTCAGCTGCGAGCTGCACCTGCGCCTCGTTGTGTCGAGCGAGTCCTCACTGCCTGTACCCGCGGGCCTGCGGTATGACACGGCCGATCCGTATGCCGTGCACGCCACCTTCCACACCGGAGCCGAGGAGACGGTCGAGTGGGTCTTCGCCCGCGACCTTCTCGCCGAGGGGCTGCACCGGCCCACCGGCACGGGCGACGTCCGGGTCTGGCCGTCCCGTAGCCATGGCCAGGGCGTCGTCTGCATCGCGCTGAGCTCTCCCGAGGGCGAAGCCCTGCTCGAGGCCCCTGCGAGGGCCCTGGAGTCGTTCCTCAAGCGGACCGACGCGGCCGTGCCACCGGGCACCGAGCACCGGCACTTCGACCTCGACACGGAGCTCTCCCACATCCTGGCCGACAGCTGAGCCAGGCCGAGAGCCGCACGGCGCCGTCCGACTCGGGGAGACGGCGCCGCGCGGGCAGTCACATACGGAGGACATCGGCGCTCCCCACCGCGCAGCCGGCGCGGTGCGGGGCGCCGATGCCCGTTTCCGGGTCGCGCTAGAGTCAGCGCAATTCGCGGGCGCCCGCCCGCAGCCGGCCAGGGAGCGAAGCGTGCTCATCCCCCACGACACCCGGATCGCCCTCGACACCGTCGTCGATCTGATGAACACCGCCCCCCAGGGCGATCGCGACGACGAACTCGACGACCTCCCGGCGCTGAAGTCCTTCGTGCGCGCCCACAAGATCAGCGACGTGGGCGAGCTCGGAGCCGGGGACCTGCGGGCCGTGCTCGACGTGCGCGACCGGTTCACCGCCGTCTTCTCCGCCCCGGACGCCCGGATCGCGGCCACCCTGATCAACCAGCTGGTCGCCTCCGCGGGCACGACCCCGCAGCTCACCGACCACGACGGCTACGACTGGCACGTGCACTACTTCGCGCCGGGCGCCTCGGTCTCCGACCACCTGGCCGCCGACTGCGGCATGGCGCTCGCGTTCATCGTCGTGGCGGGCGAGCAGGAGCGGCTGCGCCGCTGCGAGGCGCCGGACTGCGGCCGCGCCTTCGTGGACCTCTCCCGCAACCGCTCCCGCCGCTACTGCTCCAGCAAGACCTGCGGAAACCGCCTCCACGTCGCCGCCTACCGGGCCCGCCGCAAGGAAGCCGCGGGCTGAGCCCACCGGGGTCCGGCGGCGCCGCCGGTCTCACAGCAGGAACAGATCGTGGACGGCGGCCATCAGGAGCAGGGCGCCGATCACCGCGAGGAAGATCATCAGCGGCGGCTGGGAGAGCGCGAACAGGCAGCCGCGCGGCTCCTCCGGGGCGCTCGCCGTGGGCGTGGGCGTGGGGGCAGGGGCGGGGTCCCGCGAGGTATCCAGCATCTCGGGGGGATGATGGCGCACGGCCGCCCACGAAGATCGCGCAACACACCCCACGGCAGGGCGTGTTCACCCCATTCCGTGGACACCGGGAAAAGGAACCGCCAGAAGCGGTCAGATCACCGTCGGATCCCGGTCAAATTCCGTGCTTCTTCAGAATCGCCTCGATGTCGCTGAAGTCCTCGTCGGCCGTCTTGCCCTGCGGCCTGGGGGTGGCCCCGCGCTGTCCCGCACCGAGCGAGGGCGCGGACCCCTGGGGCGCCACCGCCTCCCGGGCCTCGCCCCGGCCGGTCTCCGCGCGGCCGGACCGGCGCCGCTCGACGGCCCGCGTGGTCGAGAAGAGCAGCCAGGCCGCGCCGAGCACGCCGAAGCCGGCCCAGGCGGTCGGACTGAAGGCGGTGTCCGCGAGCCACGCCACGGCACCGGTCATCACCAGTCCCAGCGGCACCAGCGCGTAGGCGGCGATCCGGGCCGCCGACAGGAACCGCTTGCGGTACGCCGTGACCGCGGCGATGCCCAGGCCCGCCACGGACACCGCGGAGCAGATGGTCTCGGCGAGCATGCGATCCTCCAGGTCCCGGGTGATACGTCCCTTCCATCCTGCACCGTCCCCGCCCCTGTCGGCCATGGTCCGGCGTCCGGATCAGGGAGATCTCCGGGTCGTCCCCCAGGGAGGACCGGATGGGAGACTCTTCCCATGAGTGAGTCCACCACCCCCGCCTCCCCCGTCGTCCTGGAGGCCTGGTTCGACCTGCAGTGCCCCGACTGCTTCCAGGCCCTCGACGACGTGCGCGCGCTGCGCGAGAAGTACGGCGAGCGCATCGACGTACAGCTGCGGCACTTCCCGCTGGCCAAGCACAAGCACGCGTACGCCGCCGCCCAGGCCGCCGAGGAGGCGGCCGACCAGGGCAGGGGCTGGGAGTACGCCGAGGCGCTGCTCGCCAGGACCGAGGAGCTCGGCGAGCGCGGCGAGGCCGTCCTCCTGGACGTGGCGGGCGAACTGGGCCTGGACGCCGAGGAGTTCGACACCGCCCTGATCGACGGCCGGCACCTGCTGACGGTCGACGCGGACGAGGCCGAGGGCAAGGCGATCAAGGTCACCGGCACCCCGACCTATGTGATCGACGGCGAGCGGCTCGACGGCGGCCAGAGCCAGGACGGGCTGCGCGCGCGCATCGAGCAGATCGCCGACCGCCTCCTGGAGGGCTGAGCCCCGCCGCCTCCCCGTCGGCCTACCGCAGCGTCTTGGCGCTGTTGAGGTGGGTCGTGCGGTAGCCCAGCGACTCGTAGAGCCGGATCGCCGGGGTGTTGCCCGCGAAGACGTGCAGTCCGAGCAGGCTCTCCCCGGCCGCCAGCGACAGGCGCTCGGCCAGCAGCATCAGACCGCGGCCGTACCCCTTGCCGCGCTGCTCCTCGGCGACCTCGACCTCGAAGACGAACCCGCTGCGCTCCCCCGGCTCGAGTTCGAGCCCGCCGGTCCAGAGGTAGCCCACGACCTCCGCGTCCCGCAGGGCGACGACCACCGAGATGCCCGGGGTCGCGAGGCCCTGCGGAAGGAATCTGCGACGGCTGTCCTCGGCCTTGGCCCGGGCCAGCTCCTCCGGCATCCCCCGGTCGATCCAGCTCTGCGCGAAGGCGTCCAGCGACCGCGCCGACCACTGTGCGAACTCCTCCTCGGTGACCGGCCGGAACCCGAAGCCCTCGGGCAGCTCCGGCGGCCCCGCGGCGAGCTCCTTGACCATGTTGCGGCTGCGTTCGGCGTACCCGAGCGCCTCCGCCATCCGCAGCCCGGGCGCCGACTCCGTGGGCACCGAGATCCGCACCTCGCCGCAGCCCCAGCCGCGCAGCACCTCCTCCGAGGCGAGCGCGGCCACCGTGCCCCGGCCCCTGCCCCGGTCCGGCTCGTCGACCACGAGATCCTCGATCACGCCCACCGCCCCGCCGAAGGCGGCGTCGGTGGTCAGGTGGACGGAGCCGACCCGGCGGCTGTTCACGCAGATCTCGTAGGTGCGCGAACGGCCGCCGTCGGCGGACTGCTGGAGCGGCTCGGACGGCCGCAGGGTGGTGGTCATCACGGGAGTTGTACCCACCGGACGGCCGCGCGTCATCCTGTTTTGCGCGCAGGCCCTAGCCGAGTCGCGGATCCCTGTCCTGCGCGGCCCGCTCGTCGAAGACCCGCATGGCCTTCGCGGTGACCGGCCCCGGCGCCCCGGCGAGCTCCCGGTCGTCGACCCGGTGCACGGCCTGGACGTCACGCAGGGTCGAGGTCAGGAAGATCTCGTCGGCGCTCCGCAGCACCTCCAGCGGGAGGTCGGTCTCCACGGCCCCGGTCCACTCCACGGCCAGGGCGCGCGTGATGCCCGCGAGGCAGCCGGACGAGACCGGCGGGGTGTGGACCTGTCCGTCGATCACCACGAAGACATTGGACCCGGTGCCTTCGCAGAGCTGCCCGACGGTGTTGCCGAAGAGCGCCTCCGAGGCCCCCTGCTCGCGCGCCCTGGCCAGCGCCACGACGTTCTCCGCGTACGAGGTGGTCTTCAGGCCCGTGAGCGCACCGCGCTCGTTGCGGGTCCACGGGACGGTGATCACCGCGGTGGAGTCCGGGCGTCGGCCCGTCCCGCCGAGGGCCACGACGAGGCTGGCGCCCGCGTCGCCGCGCTCGGAGCCCAGCGGCGAGAGGCCGCCGGTGTACGTGATGCGGAGCCGGCCGAGCTCCATCGGGTTCGCCTCCAGGACGGCGGCGCAGGCCCGGCGAACCTCGTCGAGGTCCGGGTCGGGCAGCCCGAGGCCGCGCGCGGAGCGGGTGAGCCGCTCCAGGTGGAGGGTGAGAGCAAACGTTTCACCGCGCTCGGCCTTGATCGTCTCGAAGATGCCGTCGCCCACGGTCAGACCGTGGTCCAGGACGGACACCTGCGCGGTCTCGGCATCGTGCAGTGCGCCGTTGACCCAGAGTTTCATCGAGATATGGCCTTTCCGCTCGCCTCGTACGCGCCCGACGCTATCGCGACCAGGCGCGAGGCCTTCAGCTCGGTCTCCGCCCACTCGCCCTCGGGGTCCGATCCCCAGGTGATGCCGGCGCCGGTGCCGAAACGGAGCACGCCCTCGGCCCGGTCGACCCAGAAGGTGCGTATGCCGACGGCGAGCTCGGCGGTGCCCGCGTCCGCGTCGACCCAGCCGATGCCGCCGCAGTAGGGGCCGCGCGGCACGGTCTCCAGCGCCTCGATGATCCGCAGCGCGCTCGACTTGGGCGCGCCCGTGACGGACCCGGGCGGGAAGGCGGCCGCCAGGAGCCCGGGCCAACCCTCGTCCTCGCGCAGCAGTCCGCTGACGGTGGAGACCAGGTGGACGAGGCCGGGGTGCTCCTCGACCGCGCACAGGTCGGGCACGGTGACGCTGCCGGTCTCGCAGACCCGTCCCAGGTCGTTGCGGACCAGGTCGACGATCATCACGTTCTCCGCGTAGTCCTTCGGGAGCAGGTCGTCCGCGGTGCGGCCGGTGCCCTTGATCGGCCCGGAGGTCACCAGGGCGCCCTCACGGCGCAGGAAGAGCTCGGGGGACGCGGTGGCGATCTCCACCCCGTGCGCGGGCAGCCGGATCGTCCCCGCGTAGGGCGCCGGGTTACCGCGGGCGAGGAGCGCGGTGAGCGCGTCCACGTCGGCCAGCGCCGGATCGGGCAGCGGCGCGGACATCACCCGGCAGAGGTTCGCCTGGTACACCTCCCCGCGCGCGATGTGCTCGCGCACGCGGCGCACGCCCGCCGTGTACGCGGCGCGGTCGAGGGACGACGTCCAGTCGCCGGCCGCGGGCCCCCGCCAGGCGCCCGGGACGGGCGCGGGGACCGGGTCCGGTCGTACGTCGCCGAAGCGGGCACAGGTGAGACGGCCCTCGAAGTCCGCGCAGACGGCCCAGAAACCGGTGGAGTCCAGAGCGGCGGGGTCACGGGTGACGTCCCGCAGATCGGTGGCGAGGAGGCCGCCGAAGCGGGCCATGGGAGCGAGGGGGTGCACGCTTGCGAGTCTAGGCGGGCGGGGAACGGCCCGGCGGGGCGAGCGCGGGGCGCGTGCGGGGGCGCGCGTGCGGGAGGGACGCCGGGGGGAGGGACGCCGGGGGGAGGGAAGGGGAAGGGAGAGGGAAGGGAGCGGCCCGGGCGGCGGCTGGGTGCCACCTCGGGGACACGTGGAGTGAACGCCGTACGAACGCTCCCGGACGCCCCGGCGGGGGCGCAGGTCAGCACGCTGCGGAAACGCGTTTTTGTACTGGCCCAGGAATCCGCTAGAGTTCAACACGTCGCCGGGACGCGCAAGCGAAACGGAAACGACAAGCGGACGTGGCTCAGTTGGTAGAGCATCACCTTGCCAAGGTGAGGGTCGCGAGTTCGAATCTCGTCGTCCGCTCGATGTGGGGGATCATCCCGAACCCCTGTATTCACTCCTGGTGGAGTGGCCGAGAGGCGAGGCAACGGCCTGCAAAGCCGTCTACACGGGTTCAAATCCCGTCTCCACCTCCAAGGACGATTAGCTCAGCGGGAGAGCACTTCCCTGACACGGAAGGGGTCACTGGTTCAATCCCAGTATCGTCCACTGGACCTTCGGGTCCTGGATCTTCGGATCCCCCGCGCGATTAGCTCAGCGGGAGAGCACTTCCCTGACACGGAAGGGGTCACTGGTTCAATCCCAGTATCGCGCACGCAGTACCATTGGTCCGGGTTCGTCCTGTACGATCCAGACCGTCCCGCGCGATTAGCTCAGCGGGAGAGCGCTTCCCTGACACGGAAGAGGTCACTGGTTCAATCCCAGTATCGCGCACCACAGAAGAAGCCCCCGGCCGCATCTCGCGGACGGGGGCTTCTTCGTGTCGAACCGTCGGGACGTCGGACGGCCGGCACGCCGGGCGTCACACGTCGGTGCGGGTGGGACGGGACGGGGCGAGCTCCGAGCTCGGGCTCCGGGCCCGAGCTCGGGAGGCCCCGGAGGGGTCAGGAGGAGAAGAGCATCCGGCCGAACCCGCGGTGGTGGCCGCCGTGGTGGCCGTGGTGACCGCCGTGCTGCGGAGCGCCCCACGCCGGAGCCGCGGGCTGCGCCGGGTAGGCCTGCGGGGCCGGCGGAGCCTGCTGCACCCACTGCGACTCCAGGCGGGTCAGGGCCTCCAGCTCGCCGTAGTCCAGGAATATGCCCCGGCAGCCGCTGCACTGCTCGATCTGGACACCGTTGCGGTTGTACGTGTGCATGGGCGCGTGGCACTTGGGACACTGCATGCTCGGCTCAACTCCCTGCCGTTCGGATGGTGCTCTCACCCTACGGGGACGCCGGCGGAGCCAACTCGGTTCGGAGCGAGGCGATTCGACCGCAGGTGTCGATCATCACGTCCTCCACCTCGTCCAGCGGGCGCCCCTCGGCGGTCGACTTGGCCAGCGCGAGCGCCGCGGTCTGCACCGTCAGGGCGCGGGCCGGGACGTCCAGGCGGGCCCACGGGTCCCCGTCCCGCTCCCCCGCGCGCCCGCTCCCGGTGGCCGGGCCGCCGGCCCCCTCGTACGCGCCCAGGAAACGCGACCAGACCTCCGGCGCCAGCAGTCCCGCCGCGAACCAGGCCGCGGGGCGGGCCAGGTCCCAGGCCGGGTCGCCGACACCCAGGTCGTCGACGTCGATCAGGAGCCAGCGCGGGGCGCGGACCAGCTGGCCCAGGTGGAAGTCGCCGTGGCAGAGGGCGAGCGGGCCCGGGCCGGGCGAGGCCGGCGGGGTCCCCGCTTCGGGGGTGAGGGTGCGCCAGGCACGCAGGACCGTCGCGGTCGCCGGGTGGTCCGGAGCCGCGCGGCGCATCCGGTCCACGGCCAGGGCGGCCTTCAGCGGCGCGCGCATCGGCGGCAGGCCGGCCGGGGCCGGGGTCCGGTGCAGCAGCGCCAGGAGGCGGCCCGCCTCCTCCCACGGGGCCGCGCCCGGGTCCTCCGGGTCGACGGGGACGCCGTACGGCCACGCGGTCACCAGGCGCCCGTCGAGCGCCGCGCGAGGGCTCGGCAGCGGCGGCAGGAGCACCCCCGCCAGCTCCGGCAGGGCCGCGACCTCCACCCGCGAACGGAGCGCCGCCCTCTCACCGTCCGGGGCGTGCGACTTCAGGACCAGACGCCCGTGCCGTACGACCGTCCCGTCGGTCCGGTCCGCGAGGACCCCGACCGCGCACGGGCACGTCGACGACGCCCCCGGATGCGCCGCGGCGCGGGCGAGGGCGTGCAGCTGAACGAGAACGGGCTCCTCCACGAGGAGGAGCCTAGACAACGGGGCCGGCCGGCCGGAAAGGCCCCGGGAAAGCGCGAGGGCCGGTCAGCTCCCCAGCTGACCGGCCACACGCTGCCGTCCGCCGCACCCCCGTCCCCACGGGGTTTCCGGCCGGATGTCCCCGACCCGGGCCGCTCTCCCGGGTCCGGAGCGCCGCTCAGCGCCCCAGCATCACGCCCACGGACGACGCCTGAGTGACCACCGCGTCCCAGCCGCCGAAGACGACTACGAGCAGGGTCGCGAGAGGGAGGACCATGGCGGTCGCCACCAGCGGGTGGCGGCGGCTGGAAGGGCGGGGGTTCATCCGCGGTGCCGAGTACGCCATGGGTCCTCTCCTGTCGAGTCTGACGCGGCGGGTGCGGTGACCTCGGGGGACGAGTGCTGCACCCGCCGCTTGACCTCAACACTAGGCAGCGGGGACGCCCCGGACGTCATGCCCGCGTACCGACTTCCGGGCCTCCGAGAGGATGACGCCCGTCCGCTCGGCGTACTCCCCTGGGTGGAGACGCCTCCCCCTGGCTCGGGGTCTTCCCCGAGGGGTGCGTGACCTCCCTCACGTCCCCGCGCGCGCTCCCGGGCGGCGAACCGGCCCCCTCCCAACTGTTGCGGTAGAGGCGGGCGTTGACACGTGGCGTGACTGACCGCCTCTCAAGTGTCGCCCACAGCACTGACAATCGATGCGGGCCCGAGGGCGCGGCCTGTGAGCGCACCGGGGCGGGGGTACGTAAGCTGTGCCACGTCGAACGGACGAGGGGACGGACATGGCGATGATGCGGCTCCGGCGCGAGGACCCGCGGATCGTCGGGTCGTTCCGGCTCCACCGCAGGCTCGGAGCCGGCGGAATGGGAGTCGTGTATCTCGGCTCCGACCGGCGCGGACAGCGCGTCGCGCTCAAGGTCATCCGGCCCGACCTCGCCGAGGACCAGGAGTTCCGCTCCCGCTTCGCCCGCGAGGTGTCCGCCGCGCGGCGCATCCGCGGCGGCTGCACGGCCCGGCTGGTCGCCGCCGACCTGGAGGCCGAGCGCCCCTGGTTCGCCACGCAGTACGTCCCCGGCCCCTCCCTGCACGACCGGGTCGCCGAAGAGGGCTCCCTGCGGGCCGCCGACGTCGCCGCGATCGGCGCCGCGCTCTCCGAGGGGCTCGTCGCCGTCCACGAGGCCGGGGTCGTCCACCGCGACCTGAAGCCCTCGAACATCCTGCTGTCGCCCAAGGGCCCCCGCATCATCGACTTCGGCATCGCCTGGGCCACCGGAGCCAGCACCCTCACCCACGTCGGCACCGCCGTCGGCTCCCCCGGCTTCCTCGCGCCCGAGCAGGTCCGGGGCGCGGCCGTCACCCCCGCCACCGACGTCTTCTCGCTCGGCGCCACACTCGCGTACGCCGCCATGGGCGACTCCCCCTTCGGGCACGGCAGCTCCGAGGTCATGCTCTACCGGGTCGTCCACGAGGAGCCCCAGCTGCACGGCGTCCCCGACGCCCTCGCCCCCCTCGTCCGCGCCTGTCTCGCCAAGGACCCGGAGGAACGTCCCAGCACCCTCCAGCTGTCCATGCGGCTCAAGGAGATCGCCGCCCGCGAGGCGCAGGGGCTCCCCGCCGCTCCCCGGGCGCCGGGACAGCGGGAGCGGGACCGGGACCGGGACCGGCCCGAGGAGCGTCAAGCCGTACGGCCGGCCGCGCGGCCCACCGAGCGGTACACCGAGCGGACCACCGAGCGGCACGGTGAACGGATCGTCGAGCGGCACGGCGAGCGCGCCGCCGAGCGGCACGCGGAGCGCCAGGCCGACCGTGTCACCGAGCGGTCCACCGGTACGCAGGGGCGGGCCGGGAAGGGCCGTCCGTCCACCTCACGCGCCGGTGCGCCGCACTCCAGGCCCGGCACCCGGCCCGGGGCCCGCAGCACCTCCACCGGACGGCGGCCCGCCAACCCCCGGCTGCTGCGTCAGCGGCTCTTCGTCTTCGTCGTGGTCACGCTGGTCGTCGCCCTGGGCATCGCCGCCGCGCAGGCACTTCAGGGCTGAGCCCGAGCCGGGAGCGCGGAGCCCGGCGGGCCGGGCGGGCCGGGAAGGTCAGGACCGGGCAGGCAGGTCGGCCCGGCAGAACGAGCCGGGCAGGCAGGCAGGCAGGCAGGGAGATCAGACCTGCGGGCGGCCGCTCGTCACCGCGTAGAAGGCGACCGCGGCCGCCGCGCCCACGTTCAGCGAGTCCACGCCGTGCGCCATCGGGATGCGGACCCACTCGTCCGCCGCGCGCAGCGCCTGCGTCGACAGGCCCTCGCCCTCCGCGCCCAGCATCAGCGCCACCCGGTCCAGCCGGTGCGGGGCCGCCTCGTCGATCGAGGTGGCCCGGTCGGCCGGCGTGAGGGCGAGCAGCTTGAAGCCGGCCTCCCTGACCGCCTCCAGACCGCGCGGCCAGGTCTCCAGGCGGGCGTACGGGACCGAGAACACCGCGCCCATCGAGACCTTCACCGAACGGCGGTACAGCGGGTCCGCGCAGTCAGGGGAGAGCAGCACCGCGTCCATGCCGAGGGCCGCCGCGCTGCGGAAGATCGCGCCGATGTTGGTGTGGTCGTTGACCGACTCCATCACCGCGACCCGGCGGGCCGTGCCCAGGAGCTCCGTCGCGCCCGGGAGCGGCTTGCGCTGCATCGACGCGAGCGCCCCGCGGTGCACGTGGTAGCCCGTCACGCGCTCGGCGAGGTCCGGCTGCACCGCGTACACGGGCGCCGGGACCTCGTCGATCACGTCCCGCATGACGTCGACCCACTTCGCGGAGAGCAGCATCGACCGCATCTCGTACCCCGCCTGCCTGGCGCGGCGGATGACCTTCTCGCCCTCGGCGATGAACAGGCCCTCGGCGGGCTCGCGCCTGCGGCGGAGCTCCACGTCGGTCAGCCCGGTGTAATCGCTCAGGCGGGGGTCGTCGGGGTCGTCGATCGTGATGAGTTCGGCCACGGGGTGATACTGCCTTGTCCGGGGTGTGGTGCCAATGTGCGGGGTGTTCGGGGTGCGCCGCGGCGCTACTTCGCCGGCTTGTCCGGGGACTCCGCGACCACGTCGCCGATGACGATCACCGCGGGCGGGCGGACCTCCTGGGTCCGCACCGTCTCCGCCACCGTCGCCAGCGTGGCGTCCACCCGGCGCTGGGTCGCGGTCGTGCCCTCCTGGACGAGGGCCAGCGGCGTGTCCGGGGACTTGCCGTGGGCGATCAGGGCCTCGGCGATCTTGTCGATCTTGTCGACGCCCATCAGGATCACCAGGGTCCCGGTGAGCTTCGCCAGCGACGCCCAGTCCACGAGGGAACGCTCGTCGTCCGGGGCCACATGGCCGCTGACCACCGTGAACTCGTGGGCCACGCCCCGGTGCGTCACCGGGATGCCGGCGGCTCCCGGCACCGAGATCGAGCTGGAGATGCCCGGCACGACCGTGCAGGCGATGCCCTCGGCGGCGAGCGCCTGGGCCTCCTCCATGCCGCGGCCGAAGACGAACGGGTCGCCGCCCTTGAGGCGGACGACCGACTTCCCGGCCTTCGCGTGCTCGATCAGGGCGTTGTTGATGGCCTCCTGGGCCATGAAACGGCCGTAGGGGATCTTCGCCGCGTCGATCACCTCGACGTGCGGCGGCAGCTCGTTCAGGAGGTCGCGGGGGCCGAGGCGGTCCGCGATCAC includes the following:
- a CDS encoding SCO7613 C-terminal domain-containing membrane protein; this translates as MESSLPPAEELVLVDRELARLDAHRAQLLARRDWLLRVLHAPVAAPAPVRPEATPRSAQNVLLSLGGGLLAVAAVAFTLVSWGSMGIGGRAAVLGAVTSAALLAPVALLRKGLRSTAESVAALGLVLTLLDAYALHRVALADTGALAYTASAAGVLAAGWAGYGAALTRLRLPLPAAAVAAQLPLPLGVLAAGGGVLSFAWAALATAVLDLAVARRTRPAPVRITALVTAGVLGGWALLTGLALSAGTPLRATPLLLACAAVLLYGAVRTAPAALPAATLAGLALIASAGGLLRPVLPEVWTVPGYAVCAVVLAGVALWGRDVATVVRATAPSAAGAVRRGLGFAGGGVLGLALVWALPPVAAGLLGPLARAGAPWSGEHAEPLLEGYPATAPLVLLLAAAALATVPRPWARCGTLVLAWALLTALPVSLGLPYAATLALQLLTAGAALGVAVRPALLTRGLPEPEPLGAPGAGPAPEPSAEPAEVVAWLAYAGGLASALGAVALGLDVRAATFAALGVVLALCVGVAAAGTGARRLVAACGAVLAAAGLVGAGAVAAHAGPAVTGLALLAVPAGTAGVGAWLRRRPVAVAVEGAGAAVALCALGLTVGRPALLALALALGGVLAAATAVRPERRPVASWVAAALFLLATWVRLAVWEVTTPEAYTLPVTVPALAVGVLRRRRDPEASSWTAYGPGLAVTLLPSLLAAWTDPEWARPLLLGVGALVVTLLGARFRLQALLVLGGTVLALDGLHELAPYVVQVVGALPRWLPPALAGLLLLAVGATYEQRLRDARRLRERLGRMR
- a CDS encoding TIGR02611 family protein → MHAESDERTGESAVSGEHGPEKSGSGGEEAPLGSRAPEFIKARRTLHLSWQVGVFVVGLAVVGAGIVMLPLPGPGWLVIFGGMAIWATEFVWAQLVLRWTKRKVTEAAQRALDPKVRRRNIILTTVGLVIIAALCAVYLWKFGFVMPWKIDE
- a CDS encoding SsgA family sporulation/cell division regulator — encoded protein: MNTTVSCELHLRLVVSSESSLPVPAGLRYDTADPYAVHATFHTGAEETVEWVFARDLLAEGLHRPTGTGDVRVWPSRSHGQGVVCIALSSPEGEALLEAPARALESFLKRTDAAVPPGTEHRHFDLDTELSHILADS
- a CDS encoding CGNR zinc finger domain-containing protein translates to MLIPHDTRIALDTVVDLMNTAPQGDRDDELDDLPALKSFVRAHKISDVGELGAGDLRAVLDVRDRFTAVFSAPDARIAATLINQLVASAGTTPQLTDHDGYDWHVHYFAPGASVSDHLAADCGMALAFIVVAGEQERLRRCEAPDCGRAFVDLSRNRSRRYCSSKTCGNRLHVAAYRARRKEAAG
- a CDS encoding DsbA family protein, whose protein sequence is MSESTTPASPVVLEAWFDLQCPDCFQALDDVRALREKYGERIDVQLRHFPLAKHKHAYAAAQAAEEAADQGRGWEYAEALLARTEELGERGEAVLLDVAGELGLDAEEFDTALIDGRHLLTVDADEAEGKAIKVTGTPTYVIDGERLDGGQSQDGLRARIEQIADRLLEG
- a CDS encoding GNAT family N-acetyltransferase, yielding MTTTLRPSEPLQQSADGGRSRTYEICVNSRRVGSVHLTTDAAFGGAVGVIEDLVVDEPDRGRGRGTVAALASEEVLRGWGCGEVRISVPTESAPGLRMAEALGYAERSRNMVKELAAGPPELPEGFGFRPVTEEEFAQWSARSLDAFAQSWIDRGMPEELARAKAEDSRRRFLPQGLATPGISVVVALRDAEVVGYLWTGGLELEPGERSGFVFEVEVAEEQRGKGYGRGLMLLAERLSLAAGESLLGLHVFAGNTPAIRLYESLGYRTTHLNSAKTLR